The Engystomops pustulosus chromosome 4, aEngPut4.maternal, whole genome shotgun sequence genome contains a region encoding:
- the GRXCR2 gene encoding glutaredoxin domain-containing cysteine-rich protein 2, translated as MEELQRKLSQRYEDRPRKVRFKISSAYSGRVLKQVFEDGQELESPDEEYPHSFLHDSFESSEHYYNPGETHSPYYPTARLTAQRISVFRDGTSYRLAGDPMLSGCYGMGTGTSDVIDFGKIIIYTSNLKIIRTPVINTEVSENPKMSPKRGRKVDQRDLCHTAIKSYENSLVKQLIQEEEEAHECSQCKGSGCAPCTLCHGSKFSMLANRFKESYRALRCPACDEKGLQPCQMCADETEEYGRPLSPRP; from the exons ATGGAGGAACTGCAAAGAAAGTTAAGCCAAAGATATGAAGACAGACCACGGAAAGTGCGATTTAAGATCTCATCGGCATACAGTGGCCGAGTCCTGAAACAGGTCTTTGAGGACGGCCAGGAGCTGGAGTCCCCGGATGAAGAGTATCCTCACAGCTTTCTACATGATAGTTTTGAGTCCTCTGAACACTACTACAACCCAGGAGAAACACATTCACCATACTATCCAACGGCTCGCCTGACAGCTCAGAGAATAAGCGTTTTCAGAGATGGCACCTCTTATAGACTAGCGGGAGACCCCATGTTATCTGGATGTTATGGAATGGGCACCGGT ACCTCAGATGTAATAGACTTTGGCAAGATCATCATTTATACAAGTAATTTGAAGATTATAAGAACTCCTGTTATCAACACTGAGGTGTCAGAAAATCCAAAAATGTCTCCAAAAAGAGGTCGTAAGGTGGACCAGAGAGATTTATGTCATACAGCCATAAAGAGCTATGAGAACAGTCTGGTTAAACAGCTCATCCAG GAAGAAGAAGAGGCGCATGAGTGCTCGCAGTGTAAGGGCTCTGGGTGTGCCCCTTGTACTTTATGTCATGGGAGCAAGTTTTCAATGTTAGCCAACCGCTTTAAAGAGTCTTACCGAGCTCTCCGCTGCCCTGCCTGTGATGAGAAGGGCCTGCAGCCTTGCCAGATGTGTGCCGACGAGACCGAAGAATATGGACGACCACTGTCTCCACGACCATAG